In Erigeron canadensis isolate Cc75 chromosome 1, C_canadensis_v1, whole genome shotgun sequence, a single window of DNA contains:
- the LOC122605118 gene encoding protein MET1, chloroplastic, which produces MSTAPNSYPSLCSSPPLPRTPNSPLMPISLCKQISTKNVKSLKLSIRVGNSGPGKRSVLIVRASADNGAEEKAEEGENKYEEYEVEIEQPYGLKFVKGRDGATYIDAIAPGGSADKTKMFSVGDKVLATSAVFGTEMWPAAEYGRTMYTIRQRIGPLLMKMEKRYGKMDDAGELTEKEIIRAERNSGIVSGKLREIQMQNYLRKKEQKETRERELREGLQLYKSAKYEEALEKFESVLGSKPELDEASIASYNVACCYSKLNQIQAGISALRDAMQSGYEDFKRIRSDPDLENVRKSEEFEPLMKNFDESFINENALNAIKSLFGFNKK; this is translated from the exons atgtcaaCTGCTCCAAACAGCTACCCATCTCTGTGTTCTTCACCACCATTGCCAAGAACTCCGAATTCACCGTTGATGCCCATTTCTCTGTGCAAGCAAATATCAACCAAGAATGTCAAAAGCTTGAAACTTTCAATCAGGGTAGGGAATTCGGGTCCTGGGAAACGCTCGGTTTTAATCGTTAGAGCGTCTGCGGATAACGGGGCAGAGGAAAAAGCGGAAGAGGGAGAGAACAAGTATGAAGAATATGAAGTTGAGATTGAACAACCTTATGGGTTGAAATTTGTTAAAGGTAGAGATGGTGCAACCTACATTGATGCAATTGCACCTGGTGGCTCTGCTGACAAGACTAAAATGTTTTCTGTTGGGGATAAAGTTTTGGCCACCAG TGCAGTATTTGGAACAGAGATGTGGCCTGCTGCAGAATATGGAAGAACGATGTACACCATTCGTCAAAGAATTGGCCCTTTGCTAATGAAAATGGAAAAGCGATATG GGAAAATGGACGATGCGGGTGAGTTAACAGAGAAGGAGATTATCAGAGCCGAGCGAAATTCTGGAATAGTTAGTGGCAAACTTAGGGAAATTCAA ATGCAAAATTACTTAAGGAAAAAGGAACAAAAGGAAACTAGAGAAAGGGAGCTGCGTGAAGGCCTGCAGCTTTACAA GAGCGCGAAGTATGAAGAGGCACTGGAAAAGTTCGAGTCTGTTTTGGGGTCAAAACCAGAGCTCGATGAAGCTTCAATAGCAAGTTACAATGTTGCATGCTGCTATTCTAAGCTAAATCAG ATACAAGCTGGAATTTCTGCTCTTAGAGATGCCATGCAATCAGGATACGaagattttaag CGGATCCGTTCTGATCCTGATCTAGAGAATGTAAGGAAGTCTGAGGAGTTTGAGCCCTTGATGAAAAATTTTGACGAGTCATTTATCAACGAGAATGCATTAAATGCCATTAAATCATTGTTTGGATTCAATAAGAAATAG
- the LOC122585677 gene encoding YTH domain-containing protein ECT4-like, with product MAAVAPPADQAADLLKNLTLDSQSKTLEIPEPTKKPSSNTTVDTVNGQNQSLDRSVTPLIPDYMDPTVAYIPNAYASTPYYYGGYDGTTNEYDDYSRYVNPDGVDLSHGVYGDMYHGYGYPTYSPYSPATSPVPTVGHDGQLYGAQHYQYPNAYFQPMTPTSGPYSSSAVPAKGENTPSAAADQPSLTVDTANGNSNNIVNGGGVKGNTGSASLRPTTYQNSYNANGSYGRGAQNSYQDPRYSYEGLHSPIPWLDTTLYTDGQARNISSIAPLSSGNGVASRNQNLRPHSNIMGLQSPRPMSAVNTASGYMNRMYSNKLYSQYGSNYRSGYGYGSNAYDSQINGRGWLATDNKFKPRGRGNGFFGYNNENGDGLNELNRGPRARTVKNQKVLAPITLAVKEQNINVTPGDSVEKESEVKEKVSAAPDREQYNQPDFPDTYEDAKFFIIKSYSEDDVHKCIKYNVWASTQNGNKKLDAAYQEAQQKSAPCPVFLFFSVNTSGQFVGVAEMVGPVDFDKSLEYWQQDKWIGCFPVKWHIVKDLPNSLLKHITLENNENKPVTNSRDTQEVKLEQGLQVIKIFKEHSSKQCILDDFEFYEDRQKRIQEKKAKQQQFQKQAWEGKPKEVIKVEVAPPKVTDTPQEIVKEATPVNINGEVKPAEKKIVVNGVANGC from the exons ATGGCTGCTGTTGCTCCTCCTGCAGATC AAGCTGCTGATTTGTTGAAGAATTTGACATTGGATTCTCAATCTAAAACTTTGGAAATCCCTGAGCCTACTAAGAAG CCTTCGAGTAATACAACGGTTGATACTGTGAATGGTCAGAACCAATCTTTAGATAGGTCGGTTACTCCTTTGATACCAGATTATATGGATCCAACGGTTGCGTATATTCCCAATGCTTATGCTTCTACTCCGTATTACTATGGAG GTTACGATGGGACTACCAATGAATATGATGACTATTCAAGATATGTTAATCCTGATGGGGTTGATCTGTCTCAT GGAGTTTATGGTGATATGTATCATGGCTATGGATATCCAACATATAGTCCTTATTCACCTGCAACTTCACCTGTCCCGACAGTTGGCCATGATGGTCAGCTTTATGGAGCTCAACACTACCAGTACCCAAACGCCTATTTCCAGCCCATGACTCCAACTAGTGGGCCTTACTCATCGTCCGCTGTTCCTGCTAAAGGTGAGAATACACCATCTGCAGCTGCTGACCAGCCATCGTTGACTGTGGACACTGCTAATGGAAATTCTAATAACATTGTAAATGGTGGGGGTGTCAAGGGAAACACTGGTTCGGCCTCTTTGAGACCAACAACATATCAGAATTCCTATAATGCGAATGGTTCATATGGAAGGGGTGCACAAAATAGTTATCAGGATCCAAGATACAGTTATGAAGGGCTTCATTCCCCGATCCCTTGGTTAGACACTACCTTGTATACCGATGGACAAGCTAGAAACATCTCTAGCATTGCTCCTCTTTCCAGTGGGAATGGCGTTgcatcaagaaatcaaaatctCCGTCCTCATTCTAATATCATG GGTTTACAGAGCCCAAGACCAATGTCGGCAGTTAATACTGCAAGTGGATACATGAATCGGATGTATTCTAACAAGCTATACAGCCAATACGGGAGCAACTATCGTTCGGGTTATGGTTATGGTTCCAATGCATATGACTCACAAATTAACGGGCGTGGTTGGTTGGCAACTGATAACAAATTCAAGCCTAGAGGACGAGGTAACGGTTTCTTTGGTTACAACAATGAAAATGGAGATGGTTTAAATGAGCTCAACCGAGGTCCTCGGGCACGGACAGTGAAGAACCAAAAGGTTTTGGCTCCGATCACGTTAGCTGTCAAGGAACAAAATATTAACGTTACACCTGGTGACAGTGTTGAGAAGGAGTCCGAGGTTAAGGAGAAGGTGAGTGCTGCTCCAGATAGAGAGCAATACAACCAGCCCGATTTTCCGGATACTTATGAAGATGCCAAGTTCTTTATAATTAAATCATACAGTGAGGATGATGTTCATAAGTGTATCAAGTATAATGTTTGGGCGAGTACACAAAATGGAAACAAGAAGCTTGATGCGGCATACCAGGAGGCTCAGCAGAAGTCTGCACCCTGTccagtttttcttttcttttcg GTCAATACAAGCGGACAGTTTGTTGGTGTTGCTGAGATGGTGGGGCCAGTCGATTTTGACAAAAGCTTAGAGTACTGGCAACAAGATAAGTGGATTGGTTGTTTTCCAGTAAAGTGGCATATTGTTAAGGATTTACCAAACAGCTTGTTGAAGCATATCACTCTTGAAAACAACGAGAATAAGCCAGTTACCAATAGCAGGGATACCCAAGAG GTGAAGTTAGAGCAGGGGTTGCAGGtaataaaaattttcaaagaGCATTCCAGCAAGCAATGCATATTAGATGATTTTGAGTTCTATGAAGACAGACAAAAGAGAATCCAAGAGAAGAAGGCAAAGCAACAGCAGTTTCAGAAACAGGCTTGGGAAGGAAAACCCAAAGAAGTCATTAAGGTGGAGGTTGCACCACCAAAGGTGACTGATACTCCCCAAGAAATAGTGAAAGAAGCTACTCCTGTTAATATAAATGGAGAGGTGAAACCTGCAGAGAAAAAGATTGTAGTAAATGGGGTTGCAAATGGTTGTTAG
- the LOC122596270 gene encoding beta-amyrin 28-monooxygenase-like: protein MLSIGKRVAMCVKHGQDRDTLTIAAMLLLAFSLFIAVCVFLLIHCSKRETKKNLPPGSFGWPFIGETLVYLRSLRDGTPERFVSERMKTYGSPLVFKTSLLGERMVIFCGPEGNKFLFGNENKLVASWWPGAIRTLFGKCLNTSRGEEAKWLRKMMLSYLGPDALSNRYTATMDIVTRRHIHTHWKGRSEVKVFDMVKPYLFELTCLLFLSLDDPKNFAELGILFNIFLKGLGEIPISIPGTRFYKAKKAANAIKKKLVVIIKQRKLAMEQEQKPSSFEDLLSHLLVSSDENGQFLSEMEIANNVLLLLFSGHDTSAVSITLLMKSLGEHPQVYENVLKEQLSILEAKAPNELLNWEDIQKMRYSWNVICEVMRLTPPVAGAFREALVDFEYAGYTIPKGWKIIWSASISHKEEDNFPNATAFDPSRFEGAGPTPFAFVPFGGGPRMCLGKELARVQILVFLHNIVTQFKWDLLIPDEKIEYDPLATPVKGLPIRLHPHTI, encoded by the exons ATGTTATCAATAGGGAAGCGGGTGGCCATGTG CGTTAAACATGGACAAGATCGCGACACTTTGACAATAGCTGCCATGTTGCTTCTCGCTTTCTCTTTGTTCATTGCAGTATGTGTTTTCCTCCTGATCCATTGTAGCAAAAGAGAAACTAAGAAGAATCTTCCACCTGGAAGCTTTGGATGGCCGTTTATTGGTGAAACGCTAGTATATCTTCGCTCACTAAGAGATGGAACCCCGGAAAGATTTGTAAGCGAGAGAATGAAGACATATGGTAGTCCTTTGGTCTTCAAAACATCTTTGCTTGGCGAACGTATGGTTATCTTCTGTGGGCCTGAAGGGAACAAATTTCTGTTTGGGAATGAGAACAAACTGGTCGCATCATGGTGGCCTGGTGCAATCAGAACACTTTTTGGTAAGTGCTTGAATACAAGCCGCGGTGAAGAAGCCAAGTGGTTGAGGAAGATGATGCTGTCTTACTTGGGTCCTGATGCCCTTTCCAATCGTTATACCGCCACCATGGATATAGTTACTCGTCGTCATATCCATACTCACTGGAAAG GCAGGAGTGAGGTGAAGGTTTTCGACATGGTGAAACCATACCTATTCGAGCTTACTTGTCTTCTATTTTTAAGCCTTGATGATCCAAAAAATTTTGCGGAACTTGGAATCTTGTTCAATATTTTCCTAAAAGGGCTAGGAGAGATACCCATTAGTATCCCCGGGACTCGATTTTATAAGGCCAAAAAAGCGGCGAatgctattaaaaaaaaactagtggTGATCATTAAGCAGAGGAAGCTAGCCATGGAACAAGAACAAAAACCCTCATCCTTTGAAGATCTTCTGTCACATCTGCTTGTATCTTCAGATGAAAATGGTCAGTTTTTGTCTGAAATGGAGATTGCAAATAACGTATTGTTACTACTCTTTTCCGGACATGACACTTCTGCTGTTTCCATAACGTTGCTCATGAAGAGTCTTGGAGAACATCCCCAAGTTTACGAAAATGTGCTAAAAG AGCAATTGAGCATTCTGGAAGCAAAAGCACCCAATGAATTGCTAAATTGGGAGGACATACAAAAGATGAGATACTCATGGAATGTTATATGCGAAGTAATGAGACTAACTCCACCAGTGGCTGGAGCTTTTAGGGAGGCCCTTGTGGATTTCGAGTATGCTGGTTATACAATCCCCAAAGGATGGAAG ATAATTTGGAGTGCATCCATCAGTCATAAGGAAGAGGATAACTTCCCAAATGCTACGGCGTTTGATCCTTCGAGATTTGAAGGAGCAGGACCAACTCCATTTGCCTTTGTTCCATTTGGTGGCGGTCCACGGATGTGTTTGGGAAAAGAACTAGCTCGTGTGCAAATACTTGTGTTCCTACACAACATAGTGACACAGTTTAAGTGGGACCTACTGATTCCAGATGAGAAAATAGAATACGATCCATTGGCTACTCCAGTTAAAGGACTCCCAATTCGACTCCATCCTCATACAATCTGA